Proteins co-encoded in one Parascardovia denticolens DSM 10105 = JCM 12538 genomic window:
- a CDS encoding YceD family protein, whose amino-acid sequence MSREQRTLWSLSIFSLSQRPGQTMAVEETLPAPSGVGDQIVGVPEGADISLTGTLTSISDGILFNGKVSAELTGECTRCLTAVHKEVAAPVTAFFTYDMPAQETTGEAELDSIEEEEDSQDLYPLSPSATMIDFESLVRDNLAEALPLQLLCKEDCLGLCPQCGINLNEHPDHEHQVTDLRWAGLEDFKQRLESQE is encoded by the coding sequence ATGTCACGCGAACAACGCACCCTTTGGTCCTTATCCATTTTCTCCCTCTCCCAACGCCCGGGCCAAACCATGGCCGTGGAAGAGACCTTGCCTGCCCCATCCGGCGTCGGCGACCAGATCGTCGGCGTACCGGAGGGGGCCGATATCAGCCTGACCGGGACCTTGACCAGCATATCCGACGGCATCCTCTTCAACGGGAAAGTGAGCGCCGAGCTGACCGGCGAATGCACCCGCTGCCTGACAGCCGTCCACAAGGAAGTCGCGGCCCCCGTCACCGCCTTCTTCACGTACGACATGCCGGCCCAGGAGACGACGGGCGAGGCGGAGCTGGACTCCATAGAGGAAGAGGAGGATTCGCAGGACCTCTACCCCCTCTCCCCCTCCGCCACCATGATCGACTTCGAATCCTTGGTGCGGGACAACCTGGCCGAAGCCCTTCCCCTGCAGCTGCTGTGCAAAGAGGATTGCCTGGGCCTGTGCCCTCAGTGCGGAATCAACCTCAACGAGCATCCCGACCACGAGCATCAGGTGACCGACCTGCGTTGGGCGGGCTTGGAGGATTTCAAGCAACGACTGGAATCCCAAGAGTGA
- the rpmF gene encoding 50S ribosomal protein L32: MALPKYKTSRANTHMRRAAWKAQAAQTVACPNCGAPTLAHMACPNCGSYRGRTYRAAVNPALSAK, translated from the coding sequence ATGGCATTGCCAAAGTATAAGACTTCCCGTGCCAATACGCACATGCGCCGCGCCGCCTGGAAGGCGCAGGCCGCTCAGACCGTCGCATGCCCCAACTGCGGAGCCCCCACTCTCGCCCATATGGCATGCCCCAACTGCGGTTCCTACCGTGGGCGCACCTACCGCGCAGCCGTCAACCCCGCTTTGTCCGCCAAGTAA
- the coaD gene encoding pantetheine-phosphate adenylyltransferase, which yields MTIAVCPGSFDPVTSGHIDVIERSARFFESIHVVVAVNSAKRPLFSAEERANLITQALKADGCTNVVVTSTEGLITEYCTQVGATVIVKGLRQNGDYEAELGMALVNRRLAGIETLFLPADPIKEHISSSIVKDVARHGGDITGMVPDNVIKPLLEALEYQAKALL from the coding sequence ATGACAATTGCAGTTTGCCCGGGGTCCTTCGACCCCGTCACTTCCGGTCACATCGACGTGATTGAGCGAAGCGCCAGATTCTTTGAAAGCATCCACGTGGTCGTGGCCGTCAACTCGGCCAAAAGGCCCCTTTTCAGCGCGGAAGAGCGGGCCAACCTGATCACCCAGGCCCTCAAGGCCGACGGCTGCACCAACGTGGTGGTCACCAGCACGGAAGGGCTGATCACCGAATATTGCACCCAGGTCGGGGCCACCGTCATCGTCAAAGGCCTGCGGCAGAACGGCGATTACGAAGCCGAGTTGGGCATGGCCCTGGTCAATCGCCGCCTGGCAGGAATCGAAACGCTTTTCCTGCCCGCGGACCCAATCAAAGAGCACATTTCCAGTTCCATCGTCAAAGACGTGGCCCGGCACGGGGGAGACATCACCGGCATGGTTCCCGACAACGTGATCAAGCCCCTGCTTGAGGCCTTGGAATATCAGGCAAAAGCATTACTATAG
- a CDS encoding ATP synthase subunit B family protein codes for MSDDFSQSYDDQDYDDDDTGQSPVQASRLTDSGDFPPQPGQDRPEEANDQRPDDDGHSEGDDSVSDPARDRTDAALKAVHQYMPEAYANQDSSDDDDDRIGDEQFTPAYDIIEHMEKLVEEAKTGIFNSNVAKIDKSEFLDLLHELKKGLPVQLERASALMRESERRLENAQNQSNSIVSDARSQASGIIREANEQAQFLAGQENVVSIATQKARNILDQAQEKANQLTSGANAYATKSMNDLDEQVTEIHNSIVSGLEVLKQRQKEAESQVPRLSAEDYPNHQ; via the coding sequence ATGAGCGACGACTTTTCCCAGAGTTACGACGACCAGGATTACGATGACGACGATACCGGTCAATCCCCGGTCCAGGCCAGTCGTCTGACCGATTCAGGCGATTTTCCTCCCCAGCCGGGCCAGGATCGGCCAGAAGAGGCGAATGACCAGCGTCCGGATGATGACGGCCACAGTGAGGGGGACGACTCGGTGAGCGACCCCGCCCGCGACCGCACCGACGCCGCGCTCAAGGCCGTCCATCAGTATATGCCTGAAGCCTATGCGAATCAGGACTCCTCCGATGACGATGACGACCGGATTGGCGACGAACAGTTCACCCCGGCCTACGACATTATCGAGCATATGGAGAAGCTGGTGGAGGAAGCCAAGACCGGCATCTTCAACAGCAATGTGGCCAAAATCGACAAAAGCGAGTTCCTGGACCTCCTCCATGAGCTCAAGAAAGGCCTGCCCGTCCAGCTGGAACGCGCCTCCGCCCTCATGCGCGAGTCGGAACGGCGCTTGGAGAACGCCCAGAACCAGTCCAATTCCATCGTCTCCGACGCCCGCTCCCAGGCCTCCGGCATCATCCGCGAGGCGAACGAACAGGCCCAGTTCCTGGCCGGCCAGGAAAACGTGGTCTCCATCGCCACCCAGAAGGCGAGGAATATCCTGGATCAGGCCCAGGAGAAGGCCAATCAGCTCACTTCCGGGGCCAACGCCTACGCCACCAAGTCCATGAACGACCTGGACGAGCAAGTGACGGAGATTCACAATTCCATCGTCTCCGGCCTGGAAGTGCTCAAACAGAGGCAGAAGGAAGCCGAAAGCCAGGTTCCCCGTCTCTCGGCCGAAGACTACCCCAATCATCAGTGA
- the rsmD gene encoding 16S rRNA (guanine(966)-N(2))-methyltransferase RsmD, whose product MRIIAGRFKNVDITTPKDGRTTRPTTDRAKEAIFSRLEAWGALEGARVLDLFAGTGALGFEALSRGARSLVAVEANGQVASCITATIRRLQGSPTWKEAGLTARVVRSKAEKFVSGERPGEMDGQPFDLVFMDPPYAVSSQDCHRTLSDLALGGFLSDGAQIVLERSIRTEEVEPPQGWEVIQEKKYGETLVSYLALA is encoded by the coding sequence ATGCGGATAATTGCCGGCCGATTCAAGAACGTGGACATCACCACACCCAAAGACGGACGTACGACCCGCCCCACCACGGACCGGGCCAAAGAGGCCATCTTCTCCAGGCTGGAGGCCTGGGGGGCTTTGGAGGGCGCGCGGGTTCTGGATCTTTTCGCCGGAACAGGGGCCTTGGGATTCGAGGCCCTTTCCCGCGGGGCCCGGTCGTTGGTGGCGGTGGAGGCCAACGGGCAGGTGGCCTCCTGCATCACGGCGACCATCCGGCGGCTTCAGGGGTCGCCCACATGGAAGGAGGCCGGCCTGACCGCCCGGGTGGTCAGATCCAAGGCGGAGAAGTTCGTTTCAGGCGAAAGACCAGGCGAAATGGACGGCCAGCCATTCGACCTGGTCTTCATGGACCCGCCTTACGCCGTCAGCAGCCAGGACTGCCACCGGACCCTTTCCGACCTGGCTCTCGGCGGTTTCCTTTCGGACGGGGCCCAGATCGTTCTGGAACGGTCCATCCGGACGGAGGAAGTCGAGCCGCCTCAGGGGTGGGAGGTCATCCAAGAAAAAAAGTATGGGGAGACTTTGGTCTCTTACCTAGCTCTGGCCTGA